The DNA window CATGTGCAAATTAAGTTTTGGTATTTGGAAAATCTGGTTCTTTTAAGATCAAAGTTAGtgatatattttttaattgttgTACCGAACGGAGCCTGTAATATTTTATTTAGAAAGTCTGGGAATTTGGTATAATAAGCTCAATTAGAATTCTAATCCAGTTTATATGTTTAGTTATCTAGAAAAATCTATGCATGCAGTTGCAGATAGAAATTTTCTTCCTGAGTGAAGATGCAGCTTTTGGAGTCTGCTTAAGCCTCATACTGGTTCTTCTATTTGATTAAGGCAAAAAGAAAGTTCTTCCTAAAAGGAACTTTGGCAACACAAAATGTACAAGAATTGCTCTCTAGCTAAAGTTGATTTCATAAGGCATTTCCAGCAGGGATGCTGACCTGATGTTGTAGAAGGCTTTTTATAcagattttaaaaaatagatATTACAGTCGCCATCATGTGGTTAATTTGAATCACTCCCTCAGGAAGAGGGGCCAAAATTCAAGCCTATATCTGAGATTGCCCTCCATTTAATACGATATGTATTTCTGAGTTCACAAACATAAGATTTCCTGAGCTTGGCTGTCATATTTGGTATTGTATGTATCGATGACCTTTTGCTTAGTTCAATAAGAAGCAATACAAGTTAAGTGGTATGACAAGTGATGTTTATGGAGCTCCACTAATTTGCATAAATTATAATGAATGCCAAAGCTAATTTGATTGCCTATTCAGCTTGCCATAGTtgtgcttcttcttctttttttgttttttggttaaCTGTTGTGATGCATATAACATCAAGGCTTTCTTCCAGTGTGGCAAAAGCTTGAAGAAGAAAACCAGGAATTTTTTAGGGCGTATCATCTGAGGTTGATAGTGAAGGATCAAATATCAAGATTTAATGAGTTGCTGGAAAGACAGGTGGAGCTAATGAGTCAGATATGTCCAACGGGAATTGCTTCGATTCCCATGTCTAATGGCTCTCAGATTCCGTCAAGTAAGAAAGATTttcatttttgacattttaatttCACTTTAACCTGTGTTAGAGTGTGTCAAGTGGGGACTTTCTGGTATTCCTATTGTTGCACGTCTATTTTCTGATGCATTCGAGACAAGTTAATGAATCTACGGAGATAGGCCTTTTATTTTATGGATGTAGTCTCATGGTTGGTAATTATTTGTATTGATCTTATCAATATATCCTCCTCCTGTTTGTTAATGTTTTTTATTAACATGTTTCTTATTAATTATTTACAGAATTTGCACATTGTGAGCTGACAGTTGATAACTGTGCCTATACGGTTGTAGTTTGACTAATAGTTGGTACTATAATTTGGACAGTGAACCACAATACGGTGTGCCCTGCACCCGAACATACTGTTGGCATCTGTAAGACAGAAACAATGCACCAAGATGTGAGTACGAGTTTGCATCATACATATGATAATGGTGCATCCTCGTTACCACAAGGTATTACAACCACCATTGACTTTTCGGCCCATGCCCAAAGGATTGACATACCACCAAATATGCTTTTGGCCCAGAACTCAAATGTTGGTATTATGCAAGGGATGAATGGTGGGGTAATCAAATCAGAAGCCGGCTATGCAGGAAATACCCCCTTTATGTTTGGTCCTAATGGCAATGTCTTGGAGCCCCGTCCTGCAGTTGGAGATGTTTCTCTTTCATCTTACAATAATACAGAATCCAATGCACAACCACTAAACAGGGCAATCTTGGATCCAGAAACTACTCCTTTTGGGTTCTTGGGGCAGATTCCGCGGAACTTCAGTCTATCAGACCTGACAGCTGACTTCTCTAATAGCTCTggtttgctctctctctctctctctctcatgtcTGTGTATGGTTTCTTGATTGTGTTTTCTTCAAGTGCCCTTGTGCATGAACTTTCAGTATGAAGCTTCTTTTGGATAACTATATTCCTTTTAAAAATGTTTTAAACGTCCTTATAACTTCAATGATCTATTCTTTTTAGATATTATATTAGAGAGCTACTCCAGGTCACCCTTCCTTGCAGCAGATCCCAACAGCTTCCAGGATCCTCGTGGTAGGGGAGAACATCAAGGTGAGATCCTCGGCGAGCTTTTTCTGTTTGAGATGCCTGGTAATGCCTTGAAAATATTTTGACTGTCAACACCAACTACGGGATAGACACCATGTCAGACAGCTTCGGTTATGAAGGTTTTGAATGCGATTGATCAAATAAGTTGCATGGCACTATTTTCTAACCTGTAACATGTTATTTCCGTAATTTTTACGTGACtgtttgtaaaataacttttataGGTCTATAGAGTATAAACCACTGCAATAATCTCTGTGAGTGGTTGAGTTCCTGGAAGGCTTTTTCTAGTTTTTGCTCCTTGTACCTTTTACTGCTGGTCTTTGTTTTCTCCTTTACCACAATAGTATaacctttcttcttcctctcttttttcttgtagGCTCAATTGCTCCATAGGATAGAAGTTTTTGTACATAGTTTTTGCAAGTGAAGTTATTCAGAATTTTGAAGTAGTTATTCGTGCACGCTGGGGGAATAATGTGCTGATTTGCAGATGAAAAGTCGTTTGCTGCTGCTCAGAAAAGCTGGAGTTGCTTTTTTTTGTTAGTGTTGTGGACATCTTTGATAGAAAATTGGGTTTTGCTGGTAATGCTTGTAAATGGTAAGACTGTTTTGATAACGATTTGGTATTTTATCTTATATAGAAAAGCTGAAAGCTGAttggtatttttttttagtgaaaATATGGCAGGGAAAAAGTTTAGATTAGAGGCTTTTTCGAGTCGACCGCACCCACGTCAAAGCTTCTGTTAATATGATGACCTTTAATTATTTTCATCCATCAAGCAGAATTACCATTAATTATTTTCATCCATCAACAGATCACTGAATCTAATCGTTGTGACAGAACCTAATCCATCAACTTAGCTCCACAAGTCCTCAAACGAGAGACTGACCACTGAGGTAGGAAATTTTGCTTGCTTTGGAGCCATGATGAAAGATGTCTATCTTGAATGGGAGAGATCTTTGATCTCAAATGTTTCATGCCTAACAATATATGCTAATATTAAGCAAGGAAGGTCTTGAGGCAAATCCCTGAAATTGTTCATCATCAACATTATTGTACAATGGTAACCGGGGTGGCCCTCTGAATCCTGCAGCAGTTGAGTTACTCGGGACCTGTCCTCAGCGCAGTGTCTAGATCAGCAATCAAATCATTTACATCTTCAATTCCAACAGAAATTCGAACAAGATCCTCAGTTAAACCCCTGGCTTCACGTACTGCTGCAGGAATGCTTGCATGGGACATAAAGCAAGGCAAGCTGATGAGAGACTTGACACTTCCTGTCAAATAATGAAAAGAAATGTCAATGACAAAACAAGGTACACAATAGCCTCTTatcttacccaaaaaaaaaaaaacacattttgtaaaaccatccaaaaaaaaaaaaaaaactttttcattttcttttctggtCCCCATAAAGCAATTTTACAACTGTTAGATAGTTAACTTGTCATTCACATGTGCGTCCGTAACATGGGGGTCATTCAAGTCACCACCGTTATGCCTTATCCCATTTAGAACC is part of the Coffea eugenioides isolate CCC68of chromosome 6, Ceug_1.0, whole genome shotgun sequence genome and encodes:
- the LOC113775694 gene encoding uncharacterized protein LOC113775694, producing MASGEDTKVTREDIQLVQNLIERCLQLYMSQKEVVNTLLHQAKIEPGFTELVWQKLEEENQEFFRAYHLRLIVKDQISRFNELLERQVELMSQICPTGIASIPMSNGSQIPSMNHNTVCPAPEHTVGICKTETMHQDVSTSLHHTYDNGASSLPQGITTTIDFSAHAQRIDIPPNMLLAQNSNVGIMQGMNGGVIKSEAGYAGNTPFMFGPNGNVLEPRPAVGDVSLSSYNNTESNAQPLNRAILDPETTPFGFLGQIPRNFSLSDLTADFSNSSDIILESYSRSPFLAADPNSFQDPRGRGEHQGSIAP